In Caloenas nicobarica isolate bCalNic1 chromosome 6, bCalNic1.hap1, whole genome shotgun sequence, the DNA window GAAAGACCTGTCAAGGAGAACGGAGTGGAATAATTCCCCACTCTGCTCCCATTCCTGGGAGAGCCAGTTTGGGTGACTCAGTCCAGACACTATTTATGCCCAATAGATGTTTGACACCTCAACAACTGTAGAATTTCCATGACTTCTTCACACTTTATATTCTGGTGCTCCACTAACTGTACTGGTTTGCCAGCTTTCACTAATGCTTAATTTGTCTCCTTTGTGTCAGCTGAAGGCTGTTACTGACTCTGTTTCTCAGCATTAGGCTGTTCTGTGTTTATCCATTGGTACTATATTCTTTTTTACTTTAGATAAAATCAAGCATCTGTTAAAAGTATGACCTAAACCAGAATTGTATGAGAACAGAACTTTGATGGATCTTTACTTGCCCTCATCTAAACTTTCCACTTGATCAACCTCTTTCTTCAAGGACAATGGTCAATTTTAAATTGAGTTTTACCAGTGACAAGCAAAAAAGGATTACTTCATGTATTTCATAGGATCTACCATATACTGTGAATCCCATAagacagctgcattttttttttttttttttaaacagtatgaTCCGGACTCTCAACATTCCTGCAGAACTGTTCTCAGCTCTTCCCTGGCCTCTACCTGTGGAACTACTTGCCCACATATGGTACCTTGCAACTGTTCTTTGAGGAAGAACACACACTAGTAAACAAGGATGTTTAATTTAGCCTTCTGCACTGAAGTTcctcttaaaaaaccccagaaaaacaACTTTAAGATATACACCCAGTCAAAGCAGAACACTTTCTACATTCAAGGCAGCTCCACTTTTACCAGTTAAATTCCCACTTCTTGATTAAAGCCAACTTGGACTAAGCAGCAATGCAGCTGAATAAGAAGTTCTGCCCACCTGTTTCTTTGATGTTGACACTACTCTTTCCACACATTCATGGTGAACCAGAACACAGAGTAAGTTTCTTGAAACACATGGTCATAACCAAGGAAAATAACTATGCAGCCAATTTTATAACAgtcaaattaaaatgaaataaaaatttctctTTATCACATCTGTAACTGACTTCAAATGCATTCTCCCAATTCTGTTCTTACTGTTTTGAAAAAGCACGCAGAACAAACATGCAAGTGGACTTTATCATTTAATAGAAAAACTGTATTGCTAACAGCACAGCGGTTTCTTAAACAGTTACCAAGTGCTGTTCTAAGAATTACCTTTGCAATTAAAGAGTAGAAACCTAagtcataatttaaaaaagcatataattttaaaaaaggcataCATAGCAGTTATTTCAAATTGTACACATCAAGAGAAGCAGCACCATAACTTAACAAGGAACAAATCGTATCCATAATTTAAACAGCTAGGAACAAGTCATTCCATACCAAAAACCTCAAATATTCATATCTGTACCACACTCATTAATacaattcagaaaaatgtaaatatcaaAACAAGCACACCCACTTTGTTCCCTTACACTCATTGTTTCATAATGCTATTTTGCAGAGTTCTTTGTAACCTAGCAATGTTGGCATCCAAGGCTGCTAAGCTATTCTTAAAGTCCTCTTCATCTCGAGAAGTAAATGTCGAGAAAGAGGATGCACTCCACTCAGACTTCCCTGATATATCATCAAATGCAAAGGAACTAAAATCAGGTATTTCACTGCCTTTTTTCTGTGAAGTCTCTTTCGGAAATAGCAGCGATACACAAGCATATGTACCAGGCCGAGGTTGGTCTGGTTTGTCTGTGAAGTCTTTTGCAGCTCCACCTGGAGTGCCTTTTGGCCTCATTTGGACTTTGTCTCCTTCTGGCTTCACTTTATTCCCGGTAACTTCAAGCATGTTTTCCATAGTCTTTTTCACACTGTACCCAGCACTTAATTTATCCAGAACAGTTGGATCCTTTGATAGCTCACATCCATTCTGCTGTGTGGAGTTTGAGAGCTCACACTGGTAGTCCAATATCTTACAAGCCCCCCTACTTTGCGGTAGCACACCGGTTCTTTCAGAGATTGGCTGCTGTTTTTTAGAGGCACTGCTAGTCAATGGAATATAAACAGTCTCATCCACCTTGTTTTGGTCATCTAGTAAAGTCCCAGAATCACTAACTGTTTCTGCATCTTGCTTCAGTGAGGTCTGTAGCATTCTGGGAGCTGATGCTCCTCCTTCTGAGAACgtactgtttattttatttccttcagctGCAAACTTTTCATAGGCTAGATTTCGCATTTCTaattctccatttttatttgaGAACTGAAGTTCTGTATCTGTCAAATTATGAtccatttctaattttttaagGTAAGTCATTACTGAAGTACTGCCAGGAAATGGATTAGGTTGCATCTGCTTTTCATGGTCTTCCAAAAGAGACTTTGAGAGACCTTTTTCAGGTTTCAGTCTAACGTTGTCTACTGTGAGGTCAGACAGAAGCTTGGCCATACTGCCCTGCAAGGTTCTGTTAAGATAAGATCAAttaatcagattttaaaatagtcaCTGAAAAAATAGTCAACATAAGATGTATCAAACTGCAGCACACTCATAATACTCTTTCTACATGTTATGTAGTGTAAATGTGAACCAATTCCAAGTttcctgaatttcttttttcagctcAGCTTAATGTGCCTGTAAGGTAACTAGAACAGCACAACCCAATGAAGTTCTTGAGATTATTCCTGATTTACCTGCTTTGAGTactacaaaatgaaataaactgaTATCAAGAAACTGTTACAAAACATATAGAAACAGTTACCAAAACaagtgagaatttttttctgaattattcttCTCATTGCATCTAAACAAAACAATGTAATAAACAactcttctcattttctgctttgtacATCAAAAGAAATGAAGGTTTAAATGCTCATGTATATAgcatacacatatacacatgtAATAAGACATAATTATACTACCATCTGGTGGTCAGTATAGTAGTCATAGAAGTATGTGATGTGTCTAAATGTCTCTTAAAGAATCTGAAGCgttgattaaaaatattctgacatTCCAATCAGTATCAACTATAAAGACAGACAACGGCTTAACTTCCTGTGCACACCGTGTCCAAACAAATTTATGTACATAATACTTTGCACGTGCAAAAAGCTATTTAAGTCTCCCAACTTGTCACTATATTCATCATAAAAGATCATGATGAAATACATTCACAGtagtagttttaaaaaattgtgaGTAACACCACGTTCATTCAGTGATCCAAGAACTCCCACATTTACCCCTAACTAATATCTGGGCATAATCTACTTCAAATGCGTGTACAATTAAAGAAAGGGCTGCTCACTCCAACAGGAAGAGCTTGCCATGAAGACATCTTGCAAGTTCTTCTCAAAACAGACCAACTTGGGAGGAAGGGAGTGAGGGAGGGAGAAAATCCCTCCTTAATTCAGGTTAAGAGTTAGTTTCCAAATTCTATGGCTTCAAGGGAAATATCAGTAGGTTTTCAGGTCCATGCACTTCCCATGGAGCTCCTTATCGGCAGGTCTGCTATTAAAACGTCGCAGAAGTTACAGCAGATACTAATGGCATTTTACAACAGAACATAACTCATGGAGCACGACAACTCTTTTAATGAAAGTATAGCACCACTATAGTAAAAGAAACTACAAAGAGAAGTTTTAGCCTACATGACTTCCTATCACCAAGATACTAAGACTACAGTAATTCAAagtatgaattaaaaaaaagagaagagtgaTGTCAAGAGGCAAAAAAACAACTTAGCCAAGAGTACCTGGTTAATTCACGCAGTCTGTTAACTTCTGTATCACGCTGACGTAACGTTATGcccaaaatcttattttctttctctgaagctTCCAGCTTAAACTGAAGGCTCTTCACATGTGCTAATGCCTCTTCCACTTCTAAAACACCAAAAAGAATCTACCTACTTAAGTTTTAAAACACTAAATGAAGAATAAGCAAATTCAAAACACATACCGATCTTGAGCTTGGTGGAATGAATGTCataatgctgtttgttttcaagcaATTCTTCTTCTTTATCTTGAATACTTTTTGcaagacatttattttcttctttctgactttctattattttaagtAGTTCTTCATTTTTAGCCTGCAGTGACTCAAGGCCTTTCAGTGATTCCTTCAATTGACTCTGGAGCATCATATTCAAGGACTGCAAAGAAACTACTACCAAAAGTAAAACATAaaaagtttgtgttttgtgtggtACAGTTTACATTTCTAAATCAAACGAAGTTTTTAGAAAATCTTGGTAATATGAATTTTGCTTACAGATAGAAGTGGGTTTTGAGGCAGCAAGATAAAACTCAAGCTGTTTTCTTAATTATCTAATGTCATCTTCATTTTAAGATGcacataaggaaaaataatcttggCAGCTGAAGAGCTGAGTCTCACTATGTGGAGTCCAAACAGGTACAACAATCCATGCAAATGTAGTTGTACGATTAGACCCACAACACCTAGTTCGGTTGCCACTAAAGGCCACAATATGTACTGGTTTTATTTATCTATCTGTATCTTTATATGTCTGTACCTATTTAAATAAAGCTTGAAGAAAAATGCCCCTAACAAATGTAATTCTCTATTAGTACTTTACATTCGTAGTTGCAGCTCTGTCCAGATGTCTTCTCACTTCTTTCTCGTTCCCCGAGTTGCTGGTTTAATACTCTTAGTCTCCTAAATGTGAATTATGAAAAAGCACAAATTCAGGAAGTCCAGAATAAGTTCAAAACCATTGCATTTTAAGTTAGTTAGGTAAGAAGATGCTACCGAGAATTAAATGTCACAGAatgtttcagaaatataaaaaagttTTACTAACGCATTTTTCTTGCATTCCTGTATTTCCTCAACATAAAAGATCCTCTGCAAATTCTGGTAAATATCCTTCCCTCTGTTCTGAAGTTATGAAGTGCTACCCAGTTATGTATTTGAGAGCTCCTCTGAAATAAGAgccatttttgcattttagaatACACTATAAGAAGAATATAAGCAGGCTAACTATGTTGATACTGCAGTTTTCAGAAAGATATATCGATCCCACCTAGATAAAGGCCCAATCATGATGTAACTGATGCTGCTAAAACATCAATGTTAACTGAAGTCCGGTTGTTATTTAAACCATGTAGTCTTATGAACACACCTTCTAATATATAAATACTGCACAAAAAAGAATGAAAGTGCTGTAACACTGACACCATAATAATCATAAAATATACGATTTAGAGCAGAccagttaaaaatgctttaggCACGTTTGCACTACATACAGAATCACTGATGAGTTACAAACCTACGCAGCTGGGCATTTTCACTTCTGAGAGGCTGTAACGCCAGTGCTATTTCAGTTTGTATGTTCATACTTCCCACTACAGCTGGGAGCAATGATACGCAGTCTTCTATTTCACTCATCAACCTCAACATTTCTGAATCATCTGCAagatgtgaggggaaaaaaagacccCATAAACACATAAACCTGTAATAAGACAGTAATATTTTATATGCAATTAATCAATCTACAAAGCGATCTAATAgtatctacttttttttcaataaaacctCATATTTATTCTagctatatttatttatttaaaatttttaagcTTGACTATGAAAACTTTGCTTTGGGTTCTTCATAAATCACAACCCACCATCTCTTGAGTGACTTTGGTGGGATTGCTGTTACAATCTGTCTACACTGGTCCTCTTCTCAGGGGAAAACATTGTATATGAAATAAGAATAATCTTTATCCTGACTGTTACTATAATGTTAAAATACtccaaaatataatttaatacTTATCCAGAGCAAAACATGAAGCTATTAAAATTGTGGAAAACCACTCTCAGATGTCACGTATCACCTGACACACACAACTCCAAGAAACTGAAGTGCTCAAGCACTTAACACAGCTCTTGTGTTATTTACATGTAAGTGCTCCGCTGCACAATGAAAACGTCCTCACCCTGATCTGTTATGAGTGCTCTGAGCTGTCCCAGAAGATATTTTACAGTCGTAACTTTATGGGCTCCTTCTTCAGGACTTTCTTTTCTAGATTTTATAACTTTCTTCACGAAACTTGTCTTACAACTTGTATCTCTCACTGGGGCTATGTCAAGTCCATTCAGTTCATCTTCCTCACTGACAGTGTCCTCAGTGTGTTCTTCAGCAGAATCCTCCTCCTTGTTACTTGAATCATTGTGTTTTGCTGTACAATGACGACAGTGCTTCTGATCAGCCCTGCCGTTCATCATTTCATGTGACTGTAACAGGGCCAGATGAGCTTGTATACATCTTATCAAATCTGCTTCTTTTATCTGTTGCTCATGGTTTGGGGTCATGTCTCTGCCAGAAGACGATGGGATGAACGTAGGCACTGCAGAGTTACTTGATGCACCTGATGCTATACAAGGGATTGCACCAGGAAGAGCAGTGGCAGGTTGCATTTGTGCAGCAGTAGCGGGAGTAGCAGAAACTACCGGGCAAACCACAGGTCCTCCCATCTCTGGCACATGTTCATGGCCACTGTCTACAGGAACATCCTGCATAaagaatattaatattaaacaaaaagttaacatgatttttttttaatcttaaaaagcCCCTCGTCTAACTTAATGATCAAGTAGTCTTGATCATTCCTTGCAAATTATAAAAGCAACTACAACTCATTAATTGCATAATTTTCCAGTATATTAAGGagtcattaaaatgtaaatctgGTTTAGATTACCTTTATCTTAAATATTATTGGCAACATTAAAGCACAGTTCTTTTTCCGCtgttctgtaaagaaaaaacctcagcagtgttttggatttttttttcgtTATGAACATTCATTCCTTGAATCAAACCAGAACagggaagacaaaaataaaaacagacaaCACTGTTACCTTTCAATATTTTAAGCagattaatttcttaaaattcaAGGATAACACTAACTATACATGGACTGTCTGCAGATGGAAGGTAAGTCTACAGTCTTAGTTTCAAGGTGCAAGCCCTTTACCACATTTCCCAAGGTGGCAGTTGGTACCCTCCATCAGCTCTATTCTATACCTTGCAATacacaagtattttaaaatgtggctCGAAGATAATACACAGTATCTCAAGAAATAATTTGATCATTGGCAGGCAAAAGCTACATATGAGCCATGATTTCTTTTATCAGGACTTGGTTAATAATCCTTACGAGCATTACTGAGAATGGAATTATTAACAGTAATGAATAATTTCATGCACGTTCCATGTTTGCTGTCCATTACAGAATTCACCATGCAGAAACAAGCAGCCAGTTGAAATGCCTCTAATTTTGTTTTTTGATGTCTAAATGtctaaataaaatgtattttaaagagcagtattttgtctcattatttcttctgttcatcACTAAAGTTGAAATACgcgatttttttttctttaaggaaattTACATAAACCCAAGAAAGCCCCCACACTTTAATAAATGTATCAATAAATAAGCTGtgataatttaaaacatttattaataGTCGGAATCAAACTTTTACTTACTGACTGAGTAGATAAGGGATTAGCTGactgctgctgggacagagctggtgTGGAGGTGGGCAATCGATAATTACAAGCTGTAACATTTTgacatcctaaaaaaaaaaaaaagcaacactcATAGATCAGGCTAATTTCAGGCAAAACTCATACTGTAAAATAACAAGCTCTGCATTAATAGTTCCACTAACCATGATTTGAGGTAGAAAAAGGAGTTACAGTAGGAATTTCATTCCTGTTCTGTGGTGGTTGGCCAGTTATCAAAGCCATCTGGGTTTGCACATGCTTGCACAGTTTCTGATGCATCACAGGAGAGTGCTGAGTGCAAGGGACATCAATTGGTTGAACCATCTGATTCTGTGCTGCACTGGAAAGTTCGTTCTCAATAGAAAGTGCAGTGGATGAGGCAAGTTTTCTATTTGAAATTGGCACTATagagaaagaaggaacaaaaaacccagctgAAGCTGCCTGTCTTTTCAATCGCACAAACTCATTGCATTGTCAGGCAGACTCTGGCAGAttactttgaaaaagaaaacgaaaagatcatttaaaaaagaaattgagaagATCCTACAGTCTAAGATTCCAGTCAGATTTTTACTCACCATAAAATCAATCCATTACCTTTTTCTTCCAGACAGAGCAACCTAACCCAGTTGGACAAACAGCTGTCCGTGAAGGAAGCACAGAGATTAAATTTGACAGAAGGCCAGTCCTAAAACACAATTAATAAAATCTCTGCCTAGCTGCTTCCTAAGCTTTTACACCATTTGGAAAAATCCATACGAGAGCACTCTCCAAACCTAATTTTTTTATGTTGGGTATAATTAAAACTCCATATTTTTACAGTGCTGGAAAGATACCAGCTACGTACTCACCTTCTACAACTCACAAAATAGGCATTCTGCTACATTGGTTTTATAATATCATAATATCATTCTCCTCCACACTTCCTACCAGTTAAACTTGATGTAAACACATTTGTAAACACACTCAACTTTCTTCCTCGTACAAAAACCTCAAACATTCGTGAATTTTAGTAACTGTTCAGTAAACACTTAAGTTGTTTAAAAGGCAATGAGGAATGACTACATCCTTCTGCAGATCCAGCCCTGGTTCAACTTCTAGCAAATTACAACAAATATCTGAAACCTTGTTGTATGTCCTCAATAAGTTGCAGAGTCTCTCAATGTTGTTTTAGAAAAAAGCAAGCCCAAGAAAGCCCGCTTACCAATTTCTTTTCGGACATGGGCAGGagtaatgtttcttttcaacCCTTTCTTCTTAGAAGTATTTCCTTTGGTCAGCAAAGGCTTGGAAGTAATTTTAACAGAAGTTGTTTTCCCAGGTTGTTTATGGGTAGTCTCCCTTCCTAGTATTAGTCAAAAGATAAACTAgtcaacaaaagaaaacaaaacagtccTACAAAAACTAAAAATCTAACTTCAATTTTCAATAGGTA includes these proteins:
- the CCDC14 gene encoding coiled-coil domain-containing protein 14 isoform X1, whose protein sequence is MARAGAPRPCKVLSSGRLTGAAKLTNGRKQFGLRKGCHSDVESGYSLYSTDSEDQVDTLHNGLDRCAALLKNILQNEATGRETTHKQPGKTTSVKITSKPLLTKGNTSKKKGLKRNITPAHVRKEIVPISNRKLASSTALSIENELSSAAQNQMVQPIDVPCTQHSPVMHQKLCKHVQTQMALITGQPPQNRNEIPTVTPFSTSNHGCQNVTACNYRLPTSTPALSQQQSANPLSTQSDVPVDSGHEHVPEMGGPVVCPVVSATPATAAQMQPATALPGAIPCIASGASSNSAVPTFIPSSSGRDMTPNHEQQIKEADLIRCIQAHLALLQSHEMMNGRADQKHCRHCTAKHNDSSNKEEDSAEEHTEDTVSEEDELNGLDIAPVRDTSCKTSFVKKVIKSRKESPEEGAHKVTTVKYLLGQLRALITDQDDSEMLRLMSEIEDCVSLLPAVVGSMNIQTEIALALQPLRSENAQLRRRLRVLNQQLGERERSEKTSGQSCNYELVSLQSLNMMLQSQLKESLKGLESLQAKNEELLKIIESQKEENKCLAKSIQDKEEELLENKQHYDIHSTKLKIEVEEALAHVKSLQFKLEASEKENKILGITLRQRDTEVNRLRELTRTLQGSMAKLLSDLTVDNVRLKPEKGLSKSLLEDHEKQMQPNPFPGSTSVMTYLKKLEMDHNLTDTELQFSNKNGELEMRNLAYEKFAAEGNKINSTFSEGGASAPRMLQTSLKQDAETVSDSGTLLDDQNKVDETVYIPLTSSASKKQQPISERTGVLPQSRGACKILDYQCELSNSTQQNGCELSKDPTVLDKLSAGYSVKKTMENMLEVTGNKVKPEGDKVQMRPKGTPGGAAKDFTDKPDQPRPGTYACVSLLFPKETSQKKGSEIPDFSSFAFDDISGKSEWSASSFSTFTSRDEEDFKNSLAALDANIARLQRTLQNSIMKQ
- the CCDC14 gene encoding coiled-coil domain-containing protein 14 isoform X3; the encoded protein is MARAGAPRPCKVLSSGRLTGAAKLTNGRKQFGLRKGCHSDVESGYSLYSTDSEDQVDTLHNGLDRCAALLKNILQNEATGRETTHKQPGKTTSVKITSKPLLTKGNTSKKKGLKRNITPAHVRKEIVPISNRKLASSTALSIENELSSAAQNQMVQPIDVPCTQHSPVMHQKLCKHVQTQMALITGQPPQNRNEIPTVTPFSTSNHGCQNVTACNYRLPTSTPALSQQQSANPLSTQSDVPVDSGHEHVPEMGGPVVCPVVSATPATAAQMQPATALPGAIPCIASGASSNSAVPTFIPSSSGRDMTPNHEQQIKEADLIRCIQAHLALLQSHEMMNGRADQKHCRHCTAKHNDSSNKEEDSAEEHTEDTVSEEDELNGLDIAPVRDTSCKTSFVKKVIKSRKESPEEGAHKVTTVKYLLGQLRALITDQDDSEMLRLMSEIEDCVSLLPAVVGSMNIQTEIALALQPLRSENAQLRRRLRVLNQQLGERERSEKTSGQSCNYELVSLQSLNMMLQSQLKESLKGLESLQAKNEELLKIIESQKEENKCLAKSIQDKEEELLENKQHYDIHSTKLKIVEEALAHVKSLQFKLEASEKENKILGITLRQRDTEVNRLRELTRTLQGSMAKLLSDLTVDNVRLKPEKGLSKSLLEDHEKQMQPNPFPGSTSVMTYLKKLEMDHNLTDTELQFSNKNGELEMRNLAYEKFAAEGNKINSTFSEGGASAPRMLQTSLKQDAETVSDSGTLLDDQNKVDETVYIPLTSSASKKQQPISERTGVLPQSRGACKILDYQCELSNSTQQNGCELSKDPTVLDKLSAGYSVKKTMENMLEVTGNKVKPEGDKVQMRPKGTPGGAAKDFTDKPDQPRPGTYACVSLLFPKETSQKKGSEIPDFSSFAFDDISGKSEWSASSFSTFTSRDEEDFKNSLAALDANIARLQRTLQNSIMKQ
- the CCDC14 gene encoding coiled-coil domain-containing protein 14 isoform X2, which codes for MARAGAPRPCKVLSSGRLTGAAKLTNGRKQFGLRKGCHSDVESGYSLYSTDSEDQVDTLHNGLDRCAALLKNILQNEATGRETTHKQPGKTTSVKITSKPLLTKGNTSKKKGLKRNITPAHVRKEIVPISNRKLASSTALSIENELSSAAQNQMVQPIDVPCTQHSPVMHQKLCKHVQTQMALITGQPPQNRNEIPTVTPFSTSNHGCQNVTACNYRLPTSTPALSQQQSANPLSTQSDVPVDSGHEHVPEMGGPVVCPVVSATPATAAQMQPATALPGAIPCIASGASSNSAVPTFIPSSSGRDMTPNHEQQIKEADLIRCIQAHLALLQSHEMMNGRADQKHCRHCTAKHNDSSNKEEDSAEEHTEDTVSEEDELNGLDIAPVRDTSCKTSFVKKVIKSRKESPEEGAHKVTTVKYLLGQLRALITDQDDSEMLRLMSEIEDCVSLLPAVVGSMNIQTEIALALQPLRSENAQLRRRLRVLNQQLGERERSEKTSGQSCNYEFSLQSLNMMLQSQLKESLKGLESLQAKNEELLKIIESQKEENKCLAKSIQDKEEELLENKQHYDIHSTKLKIEVEEALAHVKSLQFKLEASEKENKILGITLRQRDTEVNRLRELTRTLQGSMAKLLSDLTVDNVRLKPEKGLSKSLLEDHEKQMQPNPFPGSTSVMTYLKKLEMDHNLTDTELQFSNKNGELEMRNLAYEKFAAEGNKINSTFSEGGASAPRMLQTSLKQDAETVSDSGTLLDDQNKVDETVYIPLTSSASKKQQPISERTGVLPQSRGACKILDYQCELSNSTQQNGCELSKDPTVLDKLSAGYSVKKTMENMLEVTGNKVKPEGDKVQMRPKGTPGGAAKDFTDKPDQPRPGTYACVSLLFPKETSQKKGSEIPDFSSFAFDDISGKSEWSASSFSTFTSRDEEDFKNSLAALDANIARLQRTLQNSIMKQ